In Ipomoea triloba cultivar NCNSP0323 chromosome 7, ASM357664v1, a single genomic region encodes these proteins:
- the LOC116024433 gene encoding transcription factor MYB16-like, with translation MGRSPCCEKVGLKKGPWTPEEDKQLLAYIEQYGHGSWRALPAKAGLQRCGKSCRLRWTNYLRSDIKRGNFSLQEEQSILQLHALLGNRWSAIAAHLPKRTDNEIKNYWNTHLKKKLSKMGIDPMTHRPKINSSFGSAANLSHMAQWETARLEAEARHSKFISSAQNSSFRLPTNNPPPPPLPKVPPPLDVLKAWQETWTKPPRTRVSSGGAFVPNATPHQSPTTLNNVSDQNLNFSHQNLCYVETPYVHESSSNIVNPNSTGDAIIPHVAMDPLSDLPTFIHGFSELSPQTLTGYFDDDNVVGNCGTADMEDNNSYWNIILNNLVASPVGSPVF, from the exons ATGGGAAGGTCACCGTGCTGTGAAAAGGTAGGGTTGAAGAAAGGGCCATGGACACCTGAGGAAGACAAGCAGTTGTTAGCTTACATTGAGCAGTACGGCCATGGAAGCTGGCGAGCTTTGCCTGCAAAAGCTG GGCTGCAGAGATGTGGGAAGAGCTGTAGACTAAGATGGACTAACTACTTGAGATCTGACATTAAAAGAGGAAACTTTAGTCTTCAGGAAGAACAATCCATCCTTCAGCTCCATGCTCTTCTTGGAAATAG ATGGTCAGCCATTGCAGCTCACCTGCCAAAGAGAACAGATAATGAGATAAAGAACTATTGGAATACCCATttgaagaagaaactaagtAAGATGGGCATTGATCCAATGACACATAGGCCAAAGATAAACTCCTCCTTCGGCTCAGCCGCCAATCTCAGCCACATGGCTCAGTGGGAAACCGCCCGGCTCGAAGCCGAAGCTCGCCACTCAAAGTTCATCAGCTCAGCTCAAAACTCCTCCTTCCGCCTGCCCACCAATaatcctccgccgccgccgctgcccAAAGTGCCGCCGCCTCTCGACGTTCTAAAAGCTTGGCAAGAAACGTGGACCAAGCCGCCAAGGACGAGGGTTTCATCCGGCGGCGCGTTTGTCCCAAACGCAACTCCACATCAATCTCCGACAACCTTAAATAACGTTTCCGACCAAAATTTAAACTTTTCCCACCAAAACTTATGTTACGTGGAAACTCCATACGTACACGAAAGTTCTTCGAATATAGTAAACCCTAACTCCACCGGCGACGCCATAATCCCGCATGTTGCCATGGATCCCTTATCGGACCTTCCAACCTTCATTCATGGGTTCTCGGAGCTTTCACCGCAAACCCTCACAGGATATTTTGACGACGACAATGTCGTCGGAAACTGCGGCACGGCAGACATGGAAGACAACAACAGTTACTGGAACATCATCCTTAATAATCTGGTGGCGTCTCCGGTGGGTTCGCCGGTGTTCTAG